From the genome of Solidesulfovibrio carbinolicus, one region includes:
- a CDS encoding CBS domain-containing protein → MSLPDPSRQPDAVAAFLAVAPPFDRLPPDERAILAAAGRVELFLEGETIAEADGQIEPAVCCIQRGAVVFVGQGDAPGLADARGEGECFGLGGALPGASDGYRAVAASDAFLVRLPGAAYAAMARRHPFVAAYFANCLDKQACRTHDGLGLDAAEADGDYLFTRLAGEVASPGIVSVPRGTDLPTTARVMEEAGVGSVLVREASGTVIGIVTDRDLRRAVARGMGLAAPVETLMSTPVAAIDAATPCFEALSRMTEAGIRHLLVTRDGEPAGLVTANDLLLAHGRSPMALLRAIRRAACLDDLVALSHRAGPLAAALAARGAGAATVGGILAMTAQGLLGRLVELAERRFGPPPGKWCWLLLGPAARRELLPGQGLDAVVAIDCGGDDILERAMDTYCRAVLPALAEELAACRLGGGRLLGPVRLSGLVALAAQGRDLDGLDLLPAVGGAGTMDAVRQRLATDRPDPGLLLSALSAVVARPTPLGVHQGKLAERAGGFAPAFDLDGRGSGAVVAMTRLAAAFHGLPQLGTVRRLAALATGGHLPESVAQNAGQAWAFFEGERLAARLAGQADPDVVARPGTLSARKRQECRAAFAAVEALRQALAGMLAGMEAGQ, encoded by the coding sequence ATGTCCCTGCCCGATCCCTCGCGCCAACCCGATGCCGTGGCCGCCTTCCTCGCCGTGGCGCCGCCCTTTGACCGGCTGCCGCCAGACGAACGGGCCATCCTGGCCGCCGCCGGCCGGGTGGAGCTGTTTCTTGAAGGCGAGACCATCGCCGAGGCCGACGGCCAAATCGAGCCGGCCGTATGCTGCATCCAGCGCGGTGCGGTGGTGTTTGTCGGCCAGGGTGACGCCCCGGGGCTGGCCGACGCGCGTGGAGAAGGGGAGTGTTTCGGCCTTGGCGGCGCGCTACCCGGCGCATCGGACGGCTACCGGGCCGTGGCCGCCAGCGACGCGTTTTTGGTGCGCTTGCCCGGCGCTGCCTATGCCGCCATGGCCAGGCGGCATCCCTTTGTGGCCGCCTATTTCGCCAACTGCCTGGACAAGCAAGCCTGCCGGACCCACGACGGCCTGGGGCTGGACGCGGCCGAGGCCGACGGGGACTACCTCTTCACCCGGCTGGCCGGGGAGGTGGCCTCGCCGGGCATCGTGTCCGTGCCCCGGGGCACGGATCTGCCGACCACGGCCCGGGTCATGGAGGAAGCCGGAGTTGGTTCGGTGCTCGTGCGCGAGGCTTCGGGCACGGTCATCGGCATCGTCACCGATCGCGACCTGCGCCGGGCCGTGGCCCGGGGCATGGGCCTTGCCGCTCCGGTCGAGACGCTTATGTCCACGCCCGTGGCCGCCATTGACGCGGCCACGCCCTGTTTTGAGGCCCTAAGCCGCATGACCGAGGCCGGCATCCGCCATCTGCTGGTGACCAGGGACGGGGAGCCGGCCGGGCTGGTCACGGCCAATGACCTGCTCCTGGCCCACGGACGTTCGCCCATGGCCCTCTTGCGGGCCATCCGCCGGGCGGCCTGCCTGGACGACCTTGTGGCCCTGTCCCATCGGGCCGGCCCCCTGGCCGCCGCCCTGGCCGCGCGCGGGGCCGGGGCGGCCACGGTGGGCGGCATCCTGGCCATGACCGCCCAGGGCCTGCTTGGGCGGCTGGTGGAGCTGGCCGAGCGGCGTTTCGGCCCGCCGCCGGGCAAATGGTGCTGGCTGCTCCTGGGGCCGGCCGCCCGGCGCGAGCTTTTGCCCGGCCAGGGCCTGGACGCCGTCGTGGCCATCGACTGCGGCGGGGACGATATCCTGGAGCGGGCCATGGACACCTACTGCCGGGCCGTGCTGCCGGCCTTGGCCGAGGAATTGGCCGCCTGCCGCCTGGGCGGCGGCCGGCTCCTGGGGCCGGTGCGGCTCTCCGGCCTAGTCGCCCTGGCCGCCCAGGGCCGCGACCTGGACGGCCTGGACCTGCTGCCGGCCGTGGGCGGGGCCGGAACGATGGACGCGGTCCGGCAACGGCTGGCCACGGATCGGCCGGACCCGGGCTTGCTGCTGTCCGCCTTGAGCGCGGTGGTGGCCCGGCCCACGCCCCTTGGCGTGCATCAGGGCAAGCTGGCCGAGCGAGCCGGGGGCTTTGCCCCGGCCTTTGATCTCGACGGACGCGGCAGCGGGGCGGTTGTGGCCATGACCCGACTGGCGGCGGCCTTTCACGGACTGCCGCAACTCGGTACTGTCAGGCGTCTGGCCGCCCTGGCCACCGGGGGCCATCTGCCCGAGAGCGTGGCCCAAAACGCCGGCCAGGCCTGGGCGTTTTTCGAGGGCGAACGTCTGGCCGCCCGGCTGGCCGGCCAGGCCGACCCCGATGTCGTGGCCCGGCCGGGGACGCTCTCCGCCCGGAAACGCCAGGAATGCCGGGCCGCCTTTGCCGCCGTGGAGGCCCTGCGACAGGCCCTGGCCGGGATGCTTGCCGGGATGGAGGCCGGGCAATGA
- a CDS encoding 3'-5' exonuclease — translation MSRFLAGLWERLGRPFVRPPVHPALAAHRAAQAGREAGARLGNLEFVVLDTELTGFDPKRDAVVSVAAVRLRGLSIMAGETFAALTRPPRDVPRQSSLVHGLTASALSKAAGLDEVLAGLLDFIGPAVVVGHHVDLDMGFLNAASRRFFGGDLAAPCIDTLRLAMAYEEKRLSPGGGAGLEHAAFDLASLCRRYGLPEFAAHDARHDALAAAYLFVYLAKKLGRGRALTLADLWRAGRHWWM, via the coding sequence ATGAGCCGGTTTCTGGCCGGTCTTTGGGAGCGCCTGGGCCGCCCCTTTGTCCGGCCCCCGGTCCATCCGGCCCTGGCCGCCCACCGAGCCGCCCAGGCCGGGCGCGAGGCCGGGGCGCGGCTGGGCAACCTCGAATTCGTGGTTCTCGACACCGAACTCACCGGTTTTGACCCCAAACGCGACGCCGTCGTGTCCGTGGCCGCCGTGCGCTTGCGGGGCCTTTCCATCATGGCCGGCGAGACCTTCGCCGCCTTGACCCGGCCGCCGCGCGACGTGCCCCGCCAGTCGTCCCTGGTCCATGGCCTGACGGCCTCGGCCCTCAGTAAAGCCGCCGGCCTGGATGAGGTCCTGGCCGGCCTTCTGGATTTCATCGGTCCGGCTGTGGTCGTCGGCCACCATGTCGATCTGGACATGGGGTTTTTAAACGCCGCCAGCCGCCGTTTCTTTGGCGGGGATCTGGCCGCGCCCTGCATCGATACCCTGCGCCTGGCCATGGCTTACGAGGAAAAGCGTCTTTCCCCGGGGGGCGGTGCCGGGCTGGAACACGCCGCGTTTGATCTGGCAAGCCTTTGCCGTCGCTACGGCCTGCCCGAGTTCGCCGCCCATGACGCCCGCCACGACGCCCTGGCCGCCGCTTATCTCTTTGTCTACCTGGCCAAGAAACTCGGTCGGGGCAGGGCGTTGACCCTGGCCGACCTGTGGCGTGCCGGCAGGCATTGGTGGATGTAG
- a CDS encoding Fur family transcriptional regulator, producing the protein MQIDALKKLFAQSGLKFTNQRYLVYKAMVEARDHPSAETVWRRVRESAPAISLDTVYRTLASLEARGLVTRVPGGSEESRFDGDASPHHHLVCLQCGGIEDFVMPGAGLADLPPEVAAWGRVRDAQVLVRGVCRRCLGL; encoded by the coding sequence ATGCAGATCGACGCCCTCAAAAAACTGTTCGCCCAAAGCGGCCTCAAGTTTACCAACCAACGGTATCTGGTATACAAGGCCATGGTCGAGGCCCGGGATCATCCCTCGGCCGAGACGGTCTGGCGACGGGTTCGGGAGTCGGCTCCGGCCATTTCCCTGGATACGGTCTACCGCACCCTGGCGTCGCTGGAGGCGCGGGGGCTGGTGACCCGGGTGCCGGGCGGGAGCGAGGAAAGCCGCTTCGACGGGGACGCGTCGCCCCATCACCACTTGGTGTGCTTGCAGTGCGGGGGTATCGAAGATTTCGTCATGCCCGGAGCCGGGCTGGCAGATCTGCCGCCGGAAGTGGCGGCCTGGGGCCGTGTGCGCGACGCCCAGGTGCTGGTTCGCGGTGTGTGTCGCCGTTGCCTTGGCTTGTGA
- a CDS encoding rubrerythrin family protein: MSKTMNNLQEAFAGESQANRKYLAFAAQAEKDGMIGVAKLFKAAAAAETVHAHTHLRNMKGIGTTAENLKAAIEGETHEFKSMYPAMIEEAKAEGDKAAERGFTFANAVEQLHAELYSAAAKDPAGYPVEDWYVCSVCGYTIAGAAPEKCPVCQALAKAFFKVD, encoded by the coding sequence ATGTCCAAGACCATGAACAATCTGCAGGAAGCTTTTGCCGGCGAGTCCCAGGCCAACCGCAAGTATCTCGCCTTTGCCGCCCAGGCGGAAAAAGACGGCATGATCGGCGTGGCCAAGCTGTTCAAGGCCGCCGCCGCCGCCGAGACCGTCCACGCCCACACCCATCTGCGCAACATGAAGGGTATCGGCACCACTGCCGAGAACCTCAAGGCCGCCATCGAGGGCGAGACCCACGAATTCAAGAGCATGTACCCGGCCATGATCGAGGAAGCCAAGGCCGAGGGCGACAAGGCGGCCGAGCGCGGCTTCACCTTTGCCAACGCCGTCGAGCAGCTCCACGCCGAGCTCTATTCCGCCGCCGCCAAGGACCCCGCCGGCTATCCCGTCGAGGATTGGTACGTCTGCTCGGTGTGCGGCTACACCATCGCCGGCGCGGCTCCCGAGAAGTGCCCGGTCTGCCAGGCCCTGGCCAAGGCGTTTTTCAAGGTCGACTAG
- a CDS encoding rubredoxin codes for MSAPENMWQCQTTNCGYIYDPDRGDRKGKIPAGTSFEDLPEGWKCPICGGGKKCFRPLAGPGSTKEVKCPV; via the coding sequence ATGTCCGCGCCTGAGAACATGTGGCAGTGCCAGACCACCAATTGCGGGTACATTTACGATCCCGACCGGGGGGACCGTAAAGGCAAGATTCCGGCCGGAACGTCCTTCGAAGACCTTCCCGAGGGTTGGAAATGCCCTATCTGCGGCGGCGGAAAGAAGTGCTTCCGTCCCCTGGCCGGCCCCGGCTCGACCAAGGAAGTCAAATGTCCCGTCTGA
- the tnpC gene encoding IS66 family transposase, with protein MTTDFVSGKSDWRGIASLPNDPAALKELLVDKASYIAQLEEQVRLLKAILHLAKSERQAKPTTKEMQYSLFDEAEAVAGEQSEAIESGEVAVAAHARKKTGRRPIPQEFPRVEVVHDIPEADKVCPCGCELTRIGEEVSEKLDFIPATIQVIRHIRPKYACRACEGTEDDGPTVKTAPMPPQLIPQGLATPGLVAYVLASKFVDGLPFYRQERIFERLGLDISRATMCGWALQVARACQPLVGLLSEESRSGPIINLDETVVQVLGEVGRANTSPSYMWLVRGGPPEHPAVLFHYAPTRSGQVAEELVGDFQGYLQTDGFAGYNALGEREGIIHVGCLAHVRRKFVEALKAGSKKSSGGTAQTVVDLIGKLYHLEKQAQDAKCDADQVHAMRQAKATPIMARIKALLLEREKTTPPKSLLGKAIAYALGQWDRVAVYLKDGHLRPDNNLAENAIRPFAVGRKNWLFSGSPAGAAASAALYSLIETAKANDLEPLRYLHFLFEKLPLAKSQDDFRALLPQHLDSKTISA; from the coding sequence ATAACAACGGATTTTGTCTCTGGCAAAAGCGACTGGAGAGGCATCGCTTCCCTGCCCAACGATCCCGCCGCGCTCAAGGAACTCCTCGTCGACAAGGCCAGCTACATCGCCCAACTGGAGGAGCAGGTCCGCCTGCTCAAGGCGATTCTCCATTTGGCCAAGTCGGAACGCCAGGCCAAGCCCACGACCAAGGAAATGCAGTACTCCCTTTTCGACGAAGCCGAGGCGGTGGCCGGAGAGCAGTCCGAAGCCATTGAAAGCGGGGAGGTTGCCGTCGCCGCCCACGCCCGCAAAAAGACCGGCCGCCGTCCGATTCCTCAGGAATTTCCCCGCGTCGAGGTCGTTCACGACATTCCTGAAGCGGACAAGGTCTGTCCCTGCGGCTGCGAACTCACTCGCATCGGCGAGGAAGTCTCCGAGAAGCTCGACTTCATCCCGGCCACCATACAGGTTATCCGCCACATCCGGCCCAAGTACGCTTGTCGGGCCTGCGAGGGCACCGAGGACGACGGTCCGACGGTCAAAACCGCGCCCATGCCCCCGCAGCTTATCCCCCAAGGGCTGGCCACCCCGGGACTGGTGGCTTATGTGCTGGCCTCGAAGTTCGTCGATGGTCTGCCGTTCTACCGCCAGGAACGCATATTTGAGCGTCTGGGCCTGGACATCTCCCGGGCAACCATGTGCGGCTGGGCTCTCCAGGTGGCCCGGGCCTGTCAGCCCCTCGTCGGCTTGCTCTCCGAGGAGAGTCGCTCCGGGCCAATCATCAACTTGGACGAAACCGTCGTCCAAGTCTTGGGCGAAGTAGGTCGGGCCAACACCAGCCCGTCCTATATGTGGCTGGTTCGGGGAGGACCACCCGAGCACCCGGCAGTCCTTTTTCACTACGCGCCCACCCGATCCGGACAGGTGGCCGAGGAACTCGTCGGCGATTTCCAGGGCTACCTCCAAACCGACGGCTTCGCCGGCTACAACGCCCTGGGCGAGCGCGAGGGGATCATCCACGTCGGCTGCCTGGCCCACGTGCGCCGAAAATTCGTGGAAGCGCTCAAGGCCGGCTCGAAAAAAAGCTCCGGAGGCACGGCCCAGACCGTCGTTGACCTCATCGGCAAGCTCTATCACCTGGAAAAGCAGGCCCAGGACGCGAAATGCGACGCCGACCAGGTCCATGCCATGCGCCAGGCCAAGGCCACGCCGATCATGGCCAGGATCAAGGCGTTGCTCCTGGAGCGGGAGAAGACCACGCCGCCCAAGAGCCTGCTCGGAAAAGCCATTGCCTATGCCCTGGGGCAGTGGGACCGCGTCGCCGTTTACCTCAAGGACGGGCACCTGCGCCCCGACAACAACCTGGCCGAGAACGCCATCCGCCCCTTTGCCGTGGGCCGGAAAAACTGGCTCTTCTCCGGCTCTCCCGCTGGCGCGGCCGCCAGCGCTGCCCTCTATAGCCTCATCGAGACCGCCAAGGCCAACGACCTGGAGCCGCTGCGCTATCTCCACTTCCTCTTTGAAAAGCTGCCACTGGCCAAGTCCCAGGACGATTTCCGGGCCCTGCTGCCCCAGCATCTCGATTCAAAGACCATCTCGGCTTAG
- the tnpA gene encoding IS66 family insertion sequence element accessory protein TnpA — translation MSESNRKRRTSAAKLGYWREQVAAWRESGLSRTAYCRRAGVSASSLGHWVRRLVREQDSRDAVPVVVAVAPQQLASALSDVRPGRVPLRLHVGERFQVDIAEDFAAPVLRRLLDVLAGMERSA, via the coding sequence ATGTCGGAGAGCAACAGGAAGCGTCGAACATCAGCGGCGAAGCTGGGTTACTGGCGGGAGCAGGTGGCCGCGTGGCGTGAAAGCGGGTTGAGTCGGACGGCGTATTGCCGTCGCGCTGGTGTTTCGGCAAGCTCCTTGGGACATTGGGTGCGTCGACTTGTCCGTGAGCAGGACAGCCGGGATGCCGTGCCGGTCGTCGTGGCCGTCGCCCCGCAGCAACTGGCCTCCGCCTTGTCCGACGTTCGTCCTGGCCGTGTTCCCCTGCGCCTGCACGTGGGCGAACGATTCCAGGTGGATATCGCCGAAGATTTTGCCGCGCCAGTACTGCGAAGGTTGCTTGATGTCCTGGCCGGGATGGAGCGCTCGGCGTGA
- a CDS encoding ArsR/SmtB family transcription factor: MDELAEGLKALADPTRLRLLNLLRHGELCVCDLTASLELPQPKVSRHLGYLKKERWVSGRRDGKWMHYKLATPRHPILVRMMQTLHDNLGSHEIATADEARLRGHLKAKHLSAADGRSLEDSA, translated from the coding sequence ATGGACGAACTGGCGGAAGGATTGAAGGCGTTGGCAGACCCGACCCGGCTGCGCCTGCTCAATCTGCTGCGACACGGGGAACTGTGCGTGTGCGATCTGACGGCTTCCCTGGAGTTGCCGCAGCCGAAAGTGTCGAGGCATTTGGGATACTTGAAGAAAGAACGATGGGTGTCCGGAAGGCGGGACGGCAAATGGATGCATTACAAGCTTGCCACCCCGCGCCATCCTATTCTCGTCCGGATGATGCAAACGTTGCACGATAATCTTGGGAGCCATGAAATCGCGACAGCAGATGAGGCGAGGCTTCGTGGGCACTTGAAGGCAAAACACCTGTCTGCTGCGGATGGCCGGTCCCTGGAAGATTCCGCCTGA
- a CDS encoding NHLP leader peptide family RiPP precursor codes for MDDSSWNSIVEKSCCDADFKKRLLADPKAVLAEEGVAIPEGVTVKVVESTPTETWLVLPCHRERIKFLSPYVAVHEVDGVEVPGCEPETCKNPAAGCAE; via the coding sequence ATGGACGACAGCTCATGGAATTCAATTGTTGAAAAATCATGTTGCGACGCGGATTTTAAGAAACGATTGCTGGCTGACCCGAAGGCGGTGTTGGCCGAAGAGGGCGTCGCCATTCCCGAAGGCGTCACCGTCAAAGTTGTCGAATCGACCCCTACAGAAACGTGGCTCGTTTTGCCATGCCATCGGGAGAGAATTAAATTTTTAAGTCCCTACGTCGCCGTGCACGAGGTTGATGGCGTCGAAGTCCCTGGCTGCGAGCCTGAAACATGCAAAAATCCTGCGGCGGGGTGTGCGGAGTAA
- a CDS encoding PAS domain S-box protein, which produces MEHSSFIGLFQNVSLLLAVALLFEVAVVRFKKNNTFLTQVVTGIALGAIGVVVMLTPWKLMPGVVFDTRSVLVGITGLFFGPLSTAIAVVMTSALRLGQGGLGAWTGVGVIAASGIIGTVWRCYRGRQLHQMTWRELYLFGLVVHIVMLALMLTLPWDVAMKVLSHIALPVIVIYPIGTALLGSLLVNYLQRERTGRQLIESMERYRLLVDTANEGIWAMDRKHATTYVNAAMATMLGYSPDEIIGKKVENFFFPEDMDLHRQRMDQRHAGKDEVYERRFRRKDGTELWTMVSAKSLKDAQNEFDGSFAMFADITLRITAEKALANSEFMLRTIINSIPDMVWLKDVNGIYLQCNKKFELFFGTDESAIIGKDDYAFFNKELANFFRDNDRKAIEAGGPRINEEWLTFAEDGYSGLFETVKSPMYDAHGRLIGVLGIARDITARKMAEEALRESEERFKALHNASFGGIAIHDKGVILECNLGLSEMFGYARDELIGMDGLLLVAERSRDVVMSHILAGYEKPYEEYGRRKNGEEFPMRLEARNLPYKGKMVRAVEFRDITDSVKAAQALLAAKEAAESATRAKSEFLANMSHEVRTPLNGVLGMLQLLQTTEQTDEQKEYILGAIKSTKRLTRLLADILDISKIEAGKLQVIEAAFSTACLQESILEIFRPTAREKSLAFEFHVDAQMPAMLIGDETRVRQILFNLVGNALKFTESGSVQVDAMVLPAKDSGAVRVLFAVSDTGIGISDEQLKDIFEPFVQGERSYTRCYQGAGLGLAIVRKLVRILGGEMVIDNTTGSGTTVYVSLPFKLPVPHQDPAALQPRQADEPAGTPLRVLLVEDEELSLFAGKRMLQKMGYSVTTAQDGREALALLHEQDFDLVLMDIQMPVMDGVEATKAIRGSSDLGEKSHIPIIAMTAYAMTGDKERFLAAGMDGYISKPVERDELKVVVERAIDKTP; this is translated from the coding sequence ATGGAACACAGTTCGTTCATAGGTTTGTTTCAGAATGTTTCTCTCTTGTTGGCGGTCGCGCTGCTCTTTGAGGTGGCTGTCGTCCGCTTCAAAAAAAACAATACGTTCCTGACCCAGGTGGTCACGGGCATTGCGCTCGGGGCCATTGGCGTGGTCGTCATGCTGACGCCGTGGAAGCTGATGCCCGGGGTGGTTTTTGACACGCGCTCTGTCCTGGTGGGGATTACAGGCCTCTTCTTCGGCCCGTTGTCCACGGCGATCGCTGTAGTCATGACTTCGGCCTTACGGTTGGGCCAGGGCGGACTGGGGGCCTGGACAGGCGTTGGCGTCATAGCGGCTTCAGGCATTATCGGTACGGTTTGGCGATGTTACAGGGGACGCCAACTGCATCAGATGACCTGGCGCGAGCTGTATCTGTTCGGTCTGGTCGTGCATATTGTCATGCTGGCGTTGATGCTGACCCTCCCCTGGGATGTCGCCATGAAGGTGTTAAGCCATATCGCGCTGCCGGTCATTGTCATCTATCCCATCGGGACCGCGTTGTTGGGTTCGTTGTTGGTCAATTATCTCCAGCGTGAACGCACAGGTCGGCAATTGATCGAGAGCATGGAGCGATACCGGCTGTTGGTTGATACGGCCAACGAGGGAATCTGGGCCATGGACCGAAAGCATGCGACGACCTATGTCAACGCAGCCATGGCGACCATGCTCGGCTATAGTCCTGATGAAATAATAGGCAAGAAAGTCGAGAACTTTTTTTTCCCTGAGGATATGGACCTCCACCGACAACGCATGGACCAGAGACACGCCGGGAAGGACGAAGTTTATGAGCGGCGTTTTCGACGAAAAGATGGAACAGAACTGTGGACAATGGTTTCAGCGAAATCTTTGAAAGATGCTCAGAATGAATTTGACGGTTCTTTTGCGATGTTTGCCGATATTACATTGCGGATTACTGCTGAAAAGGCTTTGGCAAATTCAGAGTTCATGCTGAGAACCATAATAAATTCCATCCCAGACATGGTGTGGCTCAAAGATGTTAATGGAATCTATCTGCAATGCAACAAAAAATTTGAACTTTTTTTCGGAACTGATGAGTCAGCGATCATCGGAAAGGATGATTACGCCTTCTTTAACAAGGAGCTGGCCAATTTTTTTCGGGACAATGACCGCAAGGCCATTGAAGCCGGCGGCCCCAGGATTAACGAAGAGTGGCTGACCTTTGCCGAAGACGGTTACAGCGGCCTGTTTGAGACCGTCAAATCCCCGATGTACGATGCCCACGGCCGTTTGATCGGCGTTTTGGGCATTGCCCGAGACATCACCGCCCGCAAAATGGCTGAAGAGGCGCTGCGGGAGAGCGAGGAACGCTTCAAGGCGTTGCATAATGCTTCCTTTGGCGGCATTGCCATCCATGACAAGGGGGTCATCCTGGAGTGCAACCTGGGGCTGAGCGAAATGTTCGGCTATGCCCGGGATGAGCTGATCGGCATGGATGGCCTGCTCCTGGTGGCTGAACGGTCGCGCGATGTCGTCATGTCCCATATCCTGGCGGGGTATGAAAAACCCTATGAGGAATATGGCCGCCGGAAAAACGGGGAAGAGTTTCCCATGCGGCTGGAGGCGCGCAATCTCCCGTACAAGGGGAAAATGGTCCGGGCCGTGGAGTTCCGCGACATCACGGACTCGGTAAAAGCCGCCCAGGCGCTCCTGGCCGCCAAGGAGGCCGCCGAGAGCGCCACGCGGGCAAAGTCCGAGTTCCTGGCCAATATGAGCCATGAAGTCCGGACGCCGCTGAATGGCGTCCTGGGCATGCTCCAGTTGCTGCAAACAACCGAGCAGACGGATGAGCAGAAAGAGTACATCCTGGGGGCGATCAAGTCGACAAAACGACTGACCCGGTTGCTTGCCGATATCTTGGATATTTCAAAGATCGAGGCCGGCAAGCTGCAGGTCATCGAGGCGGCGTTTTCCACGGCCTGCCTCCAGGAATCCATCCTGGAAATCTTCCGTCCCACGGCACGGGAAAAGAGCCTGGCTTTTGAATTTCATGTCGATGCCCAAATGCCGGCCATGCTCATCGGCGATGAAACGCGCGTCCGGCAAATCCTGTTCAATCTTGTCGGGAACGCCCTCAAATTCACGGAAAGCGGTTCTGTCCAAGTCGATGCCATGGTTCTTCCGGCGAAGGATAGCGGGGCTGTCCGGGTGTTGTTTGCCGTGAGCGACACCGGCATCGGTATTTCCGATGAGCAGCTCAAAGACATTTTCGAACCATTCGTCCAGGGCGAGCGGAGCTATACCCGTTGCTACCAGGGGGCAGGGCTTGGGCTGGCCATTGTCCGCAAGCTGGTCAGAATTCTCGGCGGCGAGATGGTGATAGACAATACGACGGGAAGCGGCACCACGGTTTACGTTTCCCTGCCGTTCAAACTGCCTGTCCCGCATCAGGACCCGGCAGCCCTGCAGCCGCGTCAGGCTGACGAGCCGGCTGGAACCCCGTTGCGCGTTCTTTTGGTTGAAGATGAGGAATTAAGCTTGTTCGCCGGCAAGCGGATGTTGCAAAAAATGGGGTATTCGGTGACGACGGCCCAGGATGGCAGGGAAGCCCTGGCCCTCCTGCACGAACAGGACTTTGACCTGGTTCTCATGGACATCCAGATGCCTGTGATGGATGGCGTCGAAGCGACAAAGGCCATCAGAGGGTCATCGGACCTTGGGGAGAAGTCCCATATTCCCATCATCGCCATGACCGCTTACGCCATGACCGGCGACAAGGAGCGGTTTCTGGCGGCGGGAATGGATGGCTATATCTCGAAGCCGGTGGAGAGAGATGAACTTAAAGTCGTTGTTGAGAGGGCAATAGATAAGACCCCCTGA
- a CDS encoding HAD family hydrolase: MPMLYFDFDGVVADSVPAMYSIYSEFLFFYGVKPQPGEFERLNGPSLKEIVACLKHAHGLPGNAGELLARYEALRRDAYAERIKPFPDVPRVLDSLAAAGQTLHLVTASEPGPVGDFLARWRLAGYFREVVCGNAVARAKPAPDLYQLAMERSGDVPAAGLAIEDSVNGVRSAASAGLRVLGVHAQTTVRAALNEAGAWRTAACLGAALPTLGAW; this comes from the coding sequence ATGCCGATGCTGTACTTTGATTTCGACGGCGTGGTGGCGGACAGCGTGCCGGCCATGTATTCCATCTACTCAGAGTTCTTGTTTTTTTATGGTGTAAAGCCGCAACCGGGCGAATTCGAGCGCCTGAACGGGCCGTCCCTGAAGGAAATCGTGGCCTGCCTCAAGCATGCCCATGGATTGCCTGGCAACGCCGGGGAATTGCTGGCCCGATACGAGGCGTTGCGGCGTGACGCCTACGCCGAGCGGATCAAACCCTTTCCAGATGTTCCACGGGTATTGGACAGCTTGGCCGCGGCCGGCCAGACGCTCCATCTGGTCACCGCTTCGGAACCGGGACCGGTGGGGGACTTCTTGGCAAGGTGGCGGCTGGCCGGATATTTCCGGGAAGTGGTTTGCGGCAATGCCGTGGCGCGAGCCAAGCCGGCTCCGGACCTCTACCAGTTGGCCATGGAGCGCAGCGGGGATGTGCCTGCGGCCGGCTTGGCCATAGAGGATTCGGTCAATGGCGTCCGCTCGGCCGCGTCGGCCGGATTGCGAGTGCTTGGCGTTCATGCGCAAACCACGGTTCGGGCGGCGTTGAACGAGGCCGGGGCCTGGCGAACCGCGGCTTGCCTGGGCGCTGCGCTGCCGACATTGGGGGCATGGTGA
- a CDS encoding GNAT family N-acetyltransferase, protein MDIVFRPAAQTPQDAARVLAWRNDPVTLSMFYHKEPKVFAAFWPEYLGEYFKHGDLPPLFAMVDGHEAAFLRSTPYPDGPVPGRCLDIDINVVPNRRGQGIGTAVIRAMTRRLLEACQCVVAEVKCSNTPSLKAFQRAGFRVHDQATHLVAETGEIVPIVRLTAMRTPSSRLGQDADAVL, encoded by the coding sequence ATGGATATTGTCTTTCGACCAGCCGCCCAAACGCCGCAAGACGCCGCCCGCGTCCTCGCCTGGCGAAACGATCCCGTGACCTTATCCATGTTCTACCATAAGGAGCCCAAGGTTTTTGCCGCGTTCTGGCCGGAATACCTTGGCGAGTATTTCAAGCATGGCGATCTGCCCCCGCTGTTTGCCATGGTTGACGGACATGAGGCGGCATTTTTGCGCAGCACTCCCTATCCCGATGGACCGGTCCCGGGGCGGTGCCTGGATATCGACATCAACGTCGTTCCCAATCGGCGCGGACAGGGAATCGGTACGGCCGTCATCCGGGCCATGACACGCCGCCTTCTGGAGGCGTGCCAATGCGTGGTGGCCGAGGTCAAATGCAGCAACACCCCTTCTCTCAAAGCGTTTCAACGCGCCGGTTTTCGCGTCCATGACCAGGCAACGCATCTGGTCGCCGAGACAGGAGAAATCGTCCCCATCGTGCGCCTGACGGCCATGCGGACCCCGTCGTCAAGACTAGGCCAAGATGCCGATGCTGTACTTTGA